One region of Triticum aestivum cultivar Chinese Spring chromosome 6B, IWGSC CS RefSeq v2.1, whole genome shotgun sequence genomic DNA includes:
- the LOC123138166 gene encoding glutamine synthetase, with product MALLTDLLNLDLTDSTEKIIAEYIWIGGSGMDLRSKARTLPGPVTDPSKLPKWNYDGSSTGQAPGEDSEVILYPQAIFKDPFRKGNNILVMCDCYTPAGVPIPTNKRYNAAKIFSNPDVAKEEPWYGIEQEYTLLQKDINWPLGWPVGGFPGPQGPYYCSIGADKSFGRDIVDSHYKACLFAGVNISGINGEVMPGQWEFQVGPTVGISAGDQVWVARYLLERITEIAGVVVTFDPKPIPGDWNGAGAHTNYSTESMRKDGGFKVIVDAVEKLKLKHKEHIAAYGEGNERRLTGKHETADINTFSWGVANRGASVRVGRETEQNGKGYFEDRRPASNMDPYVVTSMIAETTILWKP from the exons ATGGCGCTCCTCACCGATCTCCTCAACCTCGACCTCACCGACTCCACGGAGAAGATCATCGCCGAGTACATATG GATCGGCGGATCTGGCATGGATCTCAGGAGCAAGGCCAGG ACCCTCCCCGGCCCGGTCACCGATCCCAGCAAGCTGCCCAAGTGGAACTACGACGGCTCCAGCACCGGCCAGGCCCCCGGCGAGGACAGCGAGGTCATCCTGTA CCCACAGGCCATCTTCAAGGACCCGTTCAGGAAGGGCAACAACATCCTT GTCATGTGCGATTGCTACACCCCAGCTGGAGTGCCAATCCCCACTAACAAGAGATACAACGCTGCTAAGATCTTTAGCAACCCTGATGTTGCCAAGGAGGAGCCATG GTACGGTATTGAGCAGGAGTACACCCTCCTACAGAAGGACATCAACTGGCCTCTCGGCTGGCCTGTTGGTGGCTTCCCTGGTCCTCAG GGTCCTTACTACTGTAGTATTGGTGCTGACAAGTCGTTTGGGCGTGACATAGTTGACTCCCACTACAAGGCCTGCCTCTTTGCCGGCGTCAACATCAGTGGCATCAACGGCGAGGTCATGCCCGGACAG TGGGAGTTCCAAGTTGGCCCGACTGTTGGCATTTCTGCTGGTGACCAAGTGTGGGTTGCTCGCTACCTTCTTGAG AGGATCACTGAGATCGCCGGAGTTGTCGTCACATTTGACCCCAAGCCCATCCCAGGCGACTGGAACGGTGCTGGTGCTCACACAAACTACAG TACCGAGTCGATGAGGAAGGACGGCGGGTTCAAGGTCATCGTGGACGCCGTCGAGAAGCTCAAGCTGAAGCACAAGGAGCACATCGCCGCCTACGGCGAGGGCAACGAGCGCCGTCTGACCGGCAAGCACGAGACCGCCGACATCAACACCTTCAGCTGG GGTGTCGCGAACCGTGGCGCGTCGGTGCGCGTGGGCCGGGAGACGGAGCAGAACGGCAAGGGCTACTTCGAGGACCGCCGGCCGGCGTCCAACATGGACCCCTACGTGGTCACCTCGATGATCGCCGAGACCACCATCCTGTGGAAGCCCTGA